The following proteins are co-located in the Labrys monachus genome:
- a CDS encoding transporter substrate-binding domain-containing protein, translating to MSIPLLPTRRLAAMAIAAAFLLSTFGAGAKAADLELITPGELSAATEGTYPPFSMYGTDGKLDGLEIRVMGEIARRLGLTYRPVIIKWDSLLIGLKADQYDTASDAMDITPERQKQVTFVDGWLQSGGRLVVKADSPIKSGADMKGKTIGVLVASTWEKLATGLGANVKTYKAETDGIQDLVNGNVDGVITDSISAAYTIKASHLPLRMTDDYLSQIQKGFPIKLGKPNLVKAMNKALADMIADGTYAKLTSALIGYSPAPKDPIRSQL from the coding sequence ATGTCCATACCCCTCCTGCCGACCCGGCGCCTCGCCGCCATGGCGATCGCCGCCGCCTTCCTCCTGAGCACCTTCGGCGCCGGCGCCAAGGCGGCCGACCTCGAGCTGATCACCCCCGGCGAGCTCAGCGCCGCGACGGAGGGCACCTACCCGCCCTTCAGCATGTACGGCACCGACGGCAAGCTCGACGGCCTCGAGATCCGCGTCATGGGCGAGATCGCCAGGCGCCTCGGCCTCACCTACCGGCCCGTCATCATCAAATGGGACTCGCTGCTGATCGGCCTGAAGGCCGACCAGTACGACACCGCCAGCGACGCGATGGACATCACGCCGGAACGCCAGAAGCAGGTGACCTTCGTCGACGGCTGGCTGCAGTCCGGCGGCCGCCTGGTGGTCAAGGCGGATTCGCCGATCAAGTCCGGCGCCGACATGAAGGGCAAGACCATCGGCGTGCTCGTCGCCTCGACCTGGGAGAAGCTCGCGACCGGCCTCGGCGCCAATGTGAAGACCTACAAGGCCGAGACCGACGGCATCCAGGACCTCGTCAACGGCAATGTCGACGGCGTGATCACCGATTCGATTTCCGCCGCCTACACGATCAAGGCGTCCCACCTGCCGCTCAGGATGACCGACGACTATCTCAGCCAGATCCAGAAGGGCTTTCCGATCAAGCTCGGCAAGCCCAATCTGGTGAAGGCGATGAACAAGGCGCTGGCCGACATGATCGCCGACGGAACCTATGCCAAGCTGACATCCGCGCTCATCGGCTACAGCCCGGCGCCGA